In the genome of Mytilus edulis chromosome 3, xbMytEdul2.2, whole genome shotgun sequence, one region contains:
- the LOC139516085 gene encoding serine-rich adhesin for platelets-like — protein MSAGRKSKPSASQEDSTPAKKQCMDLLFHDDSSVSKFTWPEDGSESSSWQICDADAGDNSNPPSRDATNPPSRGNSNPPSLESTKTNNSLSSEALDKKKLIEDAFEQNSSQSTAPFVFPKTPANSENDLSSPSTFSTSGESNCSSPSTLTYKSTKQSNKRLCSPCRTPNNSENDISSTGICSASSKNNRSPPITVSSKNTDQSDSRSCSPCKTPQNSENDFSSASSCSTSAVSDCSSQSTVTESNFSSSTTFECDSSPSNTSIASSQLSDSTISQNSQDGLSEGIQSKKSVGSENRQVPTKQTRLTDSSDSDSCESDSSLDQEIKATPKGKRNNPPAIKVQDTKVPEKMHDDHDKEETNIFKNVKGDKTKEQNQSKGKDEDKLSDDEDDVSNYSDEDYYCNSSYSGSGSEYEVSDKSVQCNGISPLHIKTKVDRQAFVMKIMKAFKCNSLYDSFCFTLPRSKDAIDGYNMTVNGLLSLADQCRFGLIESTSMNFPSKESIDFAEGVVEDMRKRYKDLCREGENSNSDSHHSSEESTSSILEKEVDNDLPHNIIFMVSDGIKDIVSTWSGQFQVSTNPVTYIMSLRMFDYKPSFSNNIRPVFGQKPDLTDELCKDIVNEMEKFECSRQLRLDVDFRTFESLTFFKCSENEALLLINVKSPATFCQRLVNSSAIDRNDWQPRDNFLPFEHGCYQDYVLVLGGVVSELSSIAAQITVAFPSVKILNKDINEFLLYHISVNTSGKYRNLETNGRHRKSTNLSVDRRNNIIDVLETNHLLSKDKCEELRTNITITEINSRLGSECNGFDGTEFHPCFTDYLNYKCLDVSELEHQLSRRCNISEKMADAKLLDYNPDSNPDSQNMSVAEYLASNSNSNFYYSFCSSEIIPNDTWHCKVCGKCNQENEWHCPKCDKCSKAQPACQHCGYAGYTYIIKPGSVDESMAPKFDWKINLSTTDVPDWSVTLDHSTEKASFSMDDFMQDEFGLIDPMAFLLGSEARGGGKRQGRRLQKYEKKIEGNPKMLAAAGCILQ, from the coding sequence ATGTCTGCGGGTAGAAAGTCAAAACCGAGTGCTTCGCAAGAGGATTCTACTCCAGCAAAGAAGCAATGCATGGACTTGCTTTTTCATGATGACTCTTCTGTTTCCAAGTTCACGTGGCCAGAAGATGGAAGTGAGTCATCATCATGGCAAATTTGTGATGCGGATGCAGGGGATAACTCTAATCCACCAAGCCGTGATGCCACAAATCCACCGAGTCGGGGTAACTCAAATCCACCAAGTTTAGAATCTACAAAGACAAATAATTCTTTGAGTAGTGAAGCATTGGATAAAAAGAAATTGATTGAAGATGCATTCGAACAGAATTCTTCACAGTCGACTGCTCCGTTTGTATTCCCAAAAACTCCAGCAAATTCTGAAAATGATCTTTCATCACCTAGCACATTTAGCACATCAGGAGAAAGTAACTGTTCTTCACCAAGCACACTAACTTACAAAAGCACAAAACAATCCAACAAAAGATTGTGTTCTCCTTGCAGAACACCAAATAATTCTGAAAACGATATTTCATCAACGGGCATATGTAGcgcatcatcaaaaaataatcgtTCCCCACCAATCACAGTCAGTAGCAAAAACACAGACCAATCCGACAGTAGATCGTGTTCTCCTTGCAAAACACcacaaaattctgaaaatgatTTCTCTTCAGCCAGCTCATGTAGCACATCAGCAGTAAGTGATTGTTCTTCACAAAGCACAGTCACTGAAAGTAATTTCTCATCAAGCACAACTTTTGAATGTGATTCTTCGCCATCAAACACAAGTATTGCAAGTAGTCAACTTTCTGACAGCACTATCTCACAGAACTCTCAGGATGGCTTGTCTGAAGGCATACAATCTAAAAAATCTGTCGGCTCGGAAAACAGACAAGTTCCAACTAAACAAACCCGCCTAACCGATTCAAGTGATAGTGATTCGTGTGAAAGTGATTCATCCCTAGACCAAGAAATAAAAGCAACACCAAAAGGAAAAAGAAATAATCCTCCTGCAATAAAGGTACAGGATACAAAGGTTCCAGAAAAAATGCACGATGACCACGACAAAgaagaaacaaacatttttaagAATGTGAAAGGTGACAAAACTAAAGAACAGAATCAATCAAAAGGCAAAGACGAAGATAAATTGAGTGATGACGAAGATGATGTCAGTAATTATTCCGATGAGGATTATTATTGTAATAGCTCTTATTCTGGTAGTGGTAGCGAATATGAAGTTTCGGATAAGTCTGTTCAATGTAATGGCATATCTCCTCTTCATATCAAGACAAAGGTCGATAGACAAGCGTTTGTAATGAAAATCATGAAAGCGTTCAAATGCAACTCTCTGTATGACTCGTTCTGCTTTACTTTGCCTCGGTCAAAGGATGCAATTGACGGATACAATATGACGGTCAATGGATTACTTAGTTTGGCCGATCAGTGTAGGTTTGGTCTAATCGAGTCGACCTCGATGAACTTTCCAAGTAAAGAATCCATAGATTTCGCAGAAGGAGTTGTCGAAGATATGAGGAAGAGATATAAGGATTTGTGTCGAGAAGGAGAAAATAGTAACAGTGATTCCCACCATTCTTCAGAAGAAAGCACAAGTAGTATTCTGGAGAAGGAAGTTGACAATGATCTCCCCCATAATATTATATTCATGGTTTCCGATGGAATCAAAGACATTGTGTCGACCTGGAGTGGACAATTCCAGGTTTCTACTAATCCAGTTACATATATTATGTCGCTCCGAATGTTCGATTATAAGCCTTCATTTTCAAACAATATTCGACCAGTTTTCGGTCAGAAACCTGATTTGACGGATGAATTGTGTAAAGATATAGTCAATGAAATGGAAAAGTTCGAATGTTCGAGACAATTGCGATTGGATGTAGACTTCCGAACTTTTGAAAGTCTTACATTTTTCAAATGTTCCGAAAACGAAGCTTTGCTACTTATAAACGTTAAAAGTCCAGCTACATTTTGCCAAAGACTCGTAAATAGCAGCGCCATAGACAGAAACGATTGGCAACCAAGAGACAATTTTCTCCCTTTTGAGCATGGATGTTATCAGGATTACGTTTTGGTTCTAGGGGGCGTAGTCTCTGAACTTTCAAGTATAGCAGCACAGATAACTGTAGCATTTCCAAGcgttaaaattttaaacaaagatATAAACGAGTTTTTGCTCTATCATATCTCGGTAAATACCTCGGGGAAATATAGAAATTTAGAAACTAACGGCAGACACAGAAAATCAACAAATTTGTCTGTTGATCGTCGAAATAACATCATTGATGTTTTGGAAACAAATCATCTTCTTTCAAAAGACAAATGTGAAGAACTAAGaacaaatataacaataacaGAAATTAACTCCAGACTGGGTTCCGAATGTAATGGTTTTGATGGTACGGAATTCCATCCATGTTTCACTGATTACTTAAACTATAAATGTTTAGATGTTAGTGAACTGGAGCATCAACTCTCAAGGAGATGTAATATTTCAGAGAAAATGGCTGATGCCAAACTTTTGGATTACAATCCTGATTCCAATCCTGATTCCCAGAACATGAGCGTAGCAGAATACCTGGCTTCAAATTCAAATTCgaatttttattattctttctGTAGCTCAGAAATTATTCCCAACGACACGTGGCATTGTAAAGTATGTGGCAAATGCAACCAAGAAAACGAATGGCACTGCCCAAAATGTGACAAATGTTCTAAAGCACAACCAGCATGCCAGCACTGTGGATATGCtggatatacatatataattaaaCCAGGCTCGGTGGATGAATCCATGGCGCCAAAATTTGATTGGAAAATCAACTTGAGTACGACAGATGTTCCTGATTGGTCTGTTACTCTCGATCATTCGACCGAAAAAGCTTCCTTCAGCATGGACGATTTCATGCAGGATGAGTTTGGATTGATCGATCCTATGGCATTTTTGTTGGGTTCTGAGGCTAGAGGCGGCGGGAAAAGACAAGGTCGTCGACTACAAAAGTATGAGAAAAAGATTGAAGGAAATCCTAAAATGTTAGCGGCAGCAGGAtgtatattgcaataa